A window of the Haloarcula rubripromontorii genome harbors these coding sequences:
- a CDS encoding DUF7312 domain-containing protein: MDDDGAARDDAAATGDTFTEEYELATEADVIQVEDDPDGDAADDVEGAVAGSLAPDLEVTPDAPKPENVVFVALGVCIAILALGRMFLGAEMYTPSVLGGVVLSVALGTAVLYGFFVRTSDA; this comes from the coding sequence ATGGATGACGACGGGGCCGCACGAGACGATGCGGCCGCTACGGGTGACACGTTCACCGAGGAGTACGAACTGGCGACGGAAGCCGACGTTATTCAGGTCGAGGACGACCCCGATGGCGACGCGGCTGACGACGTGGAGGGCGCGGTCGCCGGCTCGCTCGCTCCGGATCTCGAGGTGACGCCCGACGCGCCAAAGCCTGAGAATGTCGTCTTCGTCGCACTGGGGGTCTGTATCGCAATTCTCGCGCTCGGACGGATGTTCCTCGGGGCGGAGATGTACACGCCGTCCGTACTCGGCGGCGTGGTCCTGTCCGTCGCGCTCGGAACCGCAGTGCTGTACGGGTTCTTCGTCCGGACGAGCGACGCGTAA